The Psychrobacter raelei genome contains the following window.
AGGAAGGCAAAATAGGCAGTCAGCGTTTTTGTGACTTGCGGTGAGCTTAACCAATAAAAGCTATCCAAAACCGAGTCAAACTTGTTACCATAACCGCATTTTTATTGATAACAACTCAATCTATCGTCAGATAACTCTCCAAAAGGTAGCTTTTGCTTATGAGCCCAATCTTTACGCCTGTCACCTCTGTCGCCCCTAATATTACTAAGGTTATCCTGGCCATCACCGGGGGTATTGCCGCTTATAAATCTGCGATACTGGCCCGACTGCTTATTAAGTCAGGCTTTGAAGTGCGGGTTATCATGACTGCAGGCGCGCAGCAGTTTATTACCCCTTTGACGTTGCAAGCATTGACGGGTAACGAGGTACATAGCGAATTATTAGACACCAAAGCAGAAGCCGGTATGGGTCATATTGAGCTGGCAAAGTGGGCAGATCTTATTGTTATAGCCCCAGCTTCAGCCAATACTTTGGCGCGTTTGGCAATGGGCATGGCTGATGACTTACTAACCACCGTGTGTCTGGCCACAGCGGCGCCAGTGATGGTAGCGCCAGCGATGAATCAGCAAATGTGGGCACATCCTGCCGTCCAGTTAAATGTACAAACTCTTAGTGACATGGGGTATGAAATCATTGAGCCGGACAGTGGCGTGCAAGCTTGTGGCGATGTGGGCTCAGGACGATTACCTGAGCCGGATATCTTACTGCGCCAAATTATTAACTTCAAAGCCCGACTGACTGTAGCGCAGTGTTTAACAGGTAAAAAGGTCACCATTACCGCAGGACCAACTGTAGAGGCGATTGATCCGGTACGATTCTTATCCAATCATTCCACCGGAAAGATGGGTTTTGCTTTGGCGCGAGCTTGCCGAGATGCTGGAGCAGAAGTCACTTTGATTGCAGGTGGTAAAGTGAGCCTAATGACCCCGTTAGAGGTTAAGCGTATTGATGTGCTCTCTGCAAATGACATGCTACAAGCGGCGACCCGCTCTGTGGAAGCCGGCTGTGATATCTTTATTGCTACAGCCGCTGTGGCCGATTATCGTACCCGTGATGCCGCCCCACAAAAAATCAAAAAAACTCAGGATGAAATGACCCTGGATTTGGTAAAAAACCCTGATATTTTGGCCACCATTTCACACAGCTATCCAGATATGTTTGTGGTAGGCTTCGCCGCTGAAACTCAAGATGTAGAAAAATATGCCCGCGGCAAACTTGAGTCAAAGAACTTAGATATGATTGCTTGTAATGATGTGTCACGCAAAGACATAGGTTTTGCCAGTGATGAAAATGCGATGCTGGTATTTTTTGCCAATCAGTATCAAAAACCGCCAGTTGAGTTAGAAAAAATGAGTAAAGCTAACATAGCTGAACATTTAGTTAACCTAATAGGTAGTGTTTTAACTTAATCTTGACTTTATAATACAGTTTAAGAGGGGGAGGGTTTTGCTTGACGCTCTCTTATCCTTGATATCTGACAGTTTATATCTGCTGTTATAAATTCAATCAAGTAAGGATTGGCTATGACCGATGTTTCTGAAAATATAAAAAAAATGAACTCAACCTTAGACGCTATGCTATCTCATCGCTCAGTTCGCAGCTTTACCGATGAGCCGATTAGCGAGCAGATGCTTGAAGCCATCTTACAGGCAGGACGTGCCGTCTCAACGTCCAACTACATGCAGTCTGTTAGTGTCATTCGTATTACAGATCCTGAGCAGCGCATTAAATTTCACCAAATCTCTAATGGCATGACACAAGAGCAGTACAATCAAGCCAAAAGCGCGGGCAAAAAACTGGCGCATCCTTATATCTTAGAGTGCCCGGAGTATCTGGTTTTTTGTATGGATAACTACCGTCATCACTTAGTTGAGCCTGAGGCGCAGCTGGACTGGATGGAGGTGGTCATTATCTCAGCTGTCGATGTTGGCCTGTATGCACAAAATGTAATGGCTGCCGCTGAGTCTTTAGGGCTAGGTGGCGTGTATATTGGCAGTATGCGTAATGACATCGAGCGAGCGGGTGAGGTTATTAATGCCCCCAAACACGTTGTGCCCTTATTTGGTATGTGTTTGGGTCATCCCAGCGATGCACCGGTTAATGCTACGCAAAAGCCACGATTCCCATTGTCTATGCTGGTCTCTGAAAATCAGTATACACCGGCCACTCAGCAGCAAATCGATGCCTTTAATAAAGAGGTAAAAGACTACTATGACAAAAGAGGTAGTCAGGAGCATAAAGCTTGGGAAGCTCAAGTGACCAAAACCTTTGCGACGGCAGTGCGCCCTCAGGTTATGCCATATTTAAACAAACAAGGTTACGCCAAACGCTAATCTTATAAATAACAGAACGCACTCAAGTTCTGTTAACCTTATGTTATAGGGATAGAACATGTTCGATTTCGAACAGCTATTACTGCTCTTTATATTTGCAGTGGGCTCGTTGTTACATGGTATCACCGGTATAGGTGTCACCTTAGTAACGACGGGCTCATTGGCGAGTATGTATCCTCTGCAACATGCCATCATTCTTACCATCTTGCCCTCATTTGCGCTTAATCTGATGACTTGGCTTATCGGCGGCGAGCGCAGTATTTGGGGCAATTTTACATTTTATCTGAGCCGCTATTGGCTACTGGCCTTGATGAGTCTGCTTGGCAGCTTACTTGGGGTTAAGCTGCTCATGTGGGTCGATAGCAGTTATATTCTACTGTTGTTGGCTGCGGTGATTGCTTTTTATGTGGCCAGTAATGCACTGGGCAAAAAGATTATTCTACCGGCCACCACACCTGTGTTAATAGTGACGGGACTGATAGCGGGCATTATCGGTGGCTCGACCAATGCCATGTCCACCATATTGCTCATGTATTTGCTGGGCAGCACCAATGATAAAAACACCATCGCCAAAGTGGGTAACATGTGTTATTTGCTTGGCAAGGTGGCTCAGATTATTGTGCTTCGAGAGTCGATAGTGGCCCTGCCCAAAAGCGATTTACTGCTGATTGCGGTGCTGACCACCACGTCGATTGCGTTTTTATTGGTGGGTATTCGTCTGCGCCGTTATCTCTCGCAGCAGCGGTTTCGCCAATTGGTACTGCTTATCTTAACTATGCTGGGTATTAGAGTAGGCTGGCAGGGAATTATCGGGCTGATATAGCTGTATATCACTTTGGGGCCTGAATGACTGCGGTGAGTCAGGCAATCCATAGCATCTTCATTAAATGAAATCATCCAATCGATGATAATGTCCGCCAAGGAGACAGTCGCTACTCATGAAACACTCCTCTCTAAACCGTCAGCCCTCTGTATTCAAACTGCCCAGCGAGCCAGCCTGTAACCTGATACAGACTATGAATGATCTTAGCGAGCTTGAGGGTCATATTAAACAATTGATTGACATTGAACCTCGATTTGCCCCCATTTATCAGCAGCTAGGGGTACCAAGCCTGCGCCGTAATCGCGGCGGCTTTAGAGAGTTGATGCGAGCGATGGTGGGTCAACAGCTGTCGGTAGCAGCAGCAAGCAGCATATGGAGTAAGCTTGAGAATGCGGCACTGATTACCCCAGATGCGATAATGAAAGCCGATGATGATACGCTACGCTCCCATGGCTTATCTAGACAAAAAATTCGTTATATACGCTCCTTGGTCGAGCATGATATTGACTTTGAGGCATTGGCTCATTTGCCGGATGAGGCAGTCATCTCGGAGTTAACCGCGGTCACTGGTATTGGCAAATGGACGGCGCAGATGTATCTATTGTTTAGTCTGGGGCGCGCCGATATATTGGCGGTAGATGATCTGGCTATTAAGGTGGGTGCCATGGAGGTGCTAGGACTTGATGAGCGACCCACGCCAAAGCAGCTAGAACGCTTAACCCAAAGCTGGTCACCGCATCGCAGCGCCGCAAGCTTATTGCTATGGGCGCATTATGGCTGGCTAAAAGACCAAGAGGCAGTGCCGGTTTAGGTATGGTTTAACCGCTACTAGCCTAGAGACTATTCAGATTTTTGTAAGTCAAGCAGCCTCTGATACAAAGTGTTTTTCTTAACGCCGGTAAGCTCAGAGGCCAAAGCAGCCGCTTTTTTTACAGATAAATCCTGTAAAAGACGCAGCAGTAGTTCATCATGAATACTGTCATCATCTGAGTCATTATTCACATTACCCCCAACCACCAGCACAATCTCGCCTTTTTGTTGATTGTTATCAGCCTCTACAAACTGAGCCAATTCACCTAAGGTAGATTTTTTGACGGTTTCAAAGGTTTTGGTTAATTCACGGCACAAGGTGGCCGGGCGATTATCACCAAAGACGCTGGCCATATCTTTAAGGCTCACCACGATACGGTGCGGCGCTTCATAGAATATCAGGGTTTCGGTACGCTCAATATACTGCTCAAGCTGCTTGACACGGCCATGGGTTTTGGCAGGTAAAAAACCGACAAAGCTAAACTTGTCCGAGGGTAGGCCAGCCACACTTAACGCAGCAATGGCAGCGCTAGCCCCTACGATAGGCACGACGCCAACCCCTGCTGCATGAGCCGCCTGAACCAACTGATAGCCTGGATCACTGATTAAAGGGGTGCCGGCATCACTGATTAACGCCACAGAATGACCGCGCTGGATCATTTCGATAATCTTGGGTGTTTGAATCTCGCTGTTGTGTTCATGATAAGCCCAAGTCTGGGTATCGATACCGAAGTTGGCCAAAAGTTTGCCTGACGTGCGGGTGTCCTCACAGGCAATAATATCTACCTGCTTTAAGGTATCGATGGCGCGAGCGGTGATATCGCCCATGTTACCAATGGGTGTGGCTACGAT
Protein-coding sequences here:
- the coaBC gene encoding bifunctional phosphopantothenoylcysteine decarboxylase/phosphopantothenate--cysteine ligase CoaBC, translated to MSPIFTPVTSVAPNITKVILAITGGIAAYKSAILARLLIKSGFEVRVIMTAGAQQFITPLTLQALTGNEVHSELLDTKAEAGMGHIELAKWADLIVIAPASANTLARLAMGMADDLLTTVCLATAAPVMVAPAMNQQMWAHPAVQLNVQTLSDMGYEIIEPDSGVQACGDVGSGRLPEPDILLRQIINFKARLTVAQCLTGKKVTITAGPTVEAIDPVRFLSNHSTGKMGFALARACRDAGAEVTLIAGGKVSLMTPLEVKRIDVLSANDMLQAATRSVEAGCDIFIATAAVADYRTRDAAPQKIKKTQDEMTLDLVKNPDILATISHSYPDMFVVGFAAETQDVEKYARGKLESKNLDMIACNDVSRKDIGFASDENAMLVFFANQYQKPPVELEKMSKANIAEHLVNLIGSVLT
- the nfsA gene encoding oxygen-insensitive NADPH nitroreductase, with product MTDVSENIKKMNSTLDAMLSHRSVRSFTDEPISEQMLEAILQAGRAVSTSNYMQSVSVIRITDPEQRIKFHQISNGMTQEQYNQAKSAGKKLAHPYILECPEYLVFCMDNYRHHLVEPEAQLDWMEVVIISAVDVGLYAQNVMAAAESLGLGGVYIGSMRNDIERAGEVINAPKHVVPLFGMCLGHPSDAPVNATQKPRFPLSMLVSENQYTPATQQQIDAFNKEVKDYYDKRGSQEHKAWEAQVTKTFATAVRPQVMPYLNKQGYAKR
- a CDS encoding TSUP family transporter, which encodes MFDFEQLLLLFIFAVGSLLHGITGIGVTLVTTGSLASMYPLQHAIILTILPSFALNLMTWLIGGERSIWGNFTFYLSRYWLLALMSLLGSLLGVKLLMWVDSSYILLLLAAVIAFYVASNALGKKIILPATTPVLIVTGLIAGIIGGSTNAMSTILLMYLLGSTNDKNTIAKVGNMCYLLGKVAQIIVLRESIVALPKSDLLLIAVLTTTSIAFLLVGIRLRRYLSQQRFRQLVLLILTMLGIRVGWQGIIGLI
- a CDS encoding DNA-3-methyladenine glycosylase family protein encodes the protein MKHSSLNRQPSVFKLPSEPACNLIQTMNDLSELEGHIKQLIDIEPRFAPIYQQLGVPSLRRNRGGFRELMRAMVGQQLSVAAASSIWSKLENAALITPDAIMKADDDTLRSHGLSRQKIRYIRSLVEHDIDFEALAHLPDEAVISELTAVTGIGKWTAQMYLLFSLGRADILAVDDLAIKVGAMEVLGLDERPTPKQLERLTQSWSPHRSAASLLLWAHYGWLKDQEAVPV
- the rsmI gene encoding 16S rRNA (cytidine(1402)-2'-O)-methyltransferase, whose translation is MSAQDDSQSLTQTATSAPATAPVRHTHNNVASAYLYIVATPIGNMGDITARAIDTLKQVDIIACEDTRTSGKLLANFGIDTQTWAYHEHNSEIQTPKIIEMIQRGHSVALISDAGTPLISDPGYQLVQAAHAAGVGVVPIVGASAAIAALSVAGLPSDKFSFVGFLPAKTHGRVKQLEQYIERTETLIFYEAPHRIVVSLKDMASVFGDNRPATLCRELTKTFETVKKSTLGELAQFVEADNNQQKGEIVLVVGGNVNNDSDDDSIHDELLLRLLQDLSVKKAAALASELTGVKKNTLYQRLLDLQKSE